Proteins from a single region of Aythya fuligula isolate bAytFul2 chromosome 3, bAytFul2.pri, whole genome shotgun sequence:
- the ENPP5 gene encoding ectonucleotide pyrophosphatase/phosphodiesterase family member 5: MENGVHVKQLTNVFITKTYPNHYTMVTGLYAESHGIVANEMYDPILNETFSLNNMDIHSSIRESGIYNSKFWEEASPIWVTNQMEGHKTGAAMWPGTDVKIHGVFPTYYMPYNESISFEDRVARFIDWFKLEEPINFGLLYWEQSDEMGHVLGPENPLMGPIISDIDKKLGYLMFELEKAKLWNVINVIITSDHGMSQSSSEQLIELDQYVNRELYQVIDHSPAVAILPKEGKLDEVYEALANAHPNMTVYKKEQIPDRFHYKHNHKIQPILAVADKGWEIVFNKSDGFPFGNHGYDNNLQEMHPIFLAVGPAFRKNVTREAMNSTDLYPLLCHLLGITPLPNNGSFNNVKDILARRVPVLLGADVYATVVGVFLGSFLVMIFFFNFVKHLILNQTSTMQVQHTEAARPLLQDL, encoded by the exons ATGGAGAATGGTGTTCACGTTAAGCAGCTCACTAACGTGTTCATAACTAAAACGTATCCTAATCACTATACAATGGTGACAGGTCTCTACGCAGAAAGCCATGGTATAGTTGCTAATGAGATGTATGACCCTATTCTGAATGAAACTTTCTCTCTGAACAACATGGATATCCATAGCTCCATTCGGGAAAGTGGGATCTATAATTCCAAGTTCTGGGAAGAAGCCAGCCCAATATGGGTAACAAACCAGATGGAAGGACACAAAACTGGAGCAGCTATGTGGCCTGGAACGGATGTGAAAATACATGGAGTCTTTCCGACTTATTACATGCCCTACAATGAATCTATTTCATTTGAAGACAGAGTTGCTAGGTTTATTGACTGGTTTAAATTGGAAGAACCCATAAATTTTGGTCTGCTCTACTGGGAACAATCTGATGAGATGGGCCATGTTCTGGGCCCAGAAAATCCACTTATGGGGCCGATAATTAGTGATATTGACAAGAAGCTGGGATACCTGATGTTTGAACTGGAGAAAGCGAAGCTGTGGAATGTAATAAATGTCATCATCACGAGTGACCATGGGATGTCACAGTCATCCTCAGAGCAGCTCATTGAGCTTGATCAATACGTGAACAGAGAGCTCTATCAAGTCATTGACCACTCTCCTGCAGTAGCTATTTTGCCAAAAGAAG GCAAACTGGATGAAGTATATGAAGCTCTGGCCAACGCTCATCCCAACATGACTGTTTATAAAAAGGAGCAGATTCCAGATAGATTTCATTACAAGCACAACCATAAAATTCAGCCAATCTTAGCTGTGGCTGATAAAGGTTGGGAGATCGTATTCAATAAATCCGATGGTTTTCCAT TTGGTAATCATGGATATGACAACAACTTACAAGAAATGCACCCAATTTTTTTGGCAGTCGGGCCTGCTTTCAGAAAGAATGTCACCAGAGAAGCCATGAATTCTACAGATTTGTACCCTTTGTTGTGCCATCTCCTTGGTATTACTCCCCTGCCAAACAATGGTTCCTTCAACAATGTGAAAGATATTCTTGCTAGAAGGGTTCCTGTACTCTTGGGAGCAGACGTCTATGCTACTGTTGTTGGAGTCTTTCTAGGCAGCTTTcttgttatgatttttttttttaattttgttaagcATTTAATCCTCAACCAAACAAGTACCATGCAAGTGCAACATACTGAAGCTGCCCGGCCGCTCTTACAAGATTTATAA